From a single Rutidosis leptorrhynchoides isolate AG116_Rl617_1_P2 chromosome 5, CSIRO_AGI_Rlap_v1, whole genome shotgun sequence genomic region:
- the LOC139850129 gene encoding protein trichome birefringence-like 24 has translation MKQNWLKSVYNQNQFVFKLGLTVMLVGLGLIFLLSQSSNEIPNIFHNGINSHVVDTDDLVESVKDLSQIHQKDNGTEKCDIFDGEWVPNLGSLAYTNNTCKWIESHQNCMENGRTDIGYMYWKWKPKACELLRFDAKKFLEMMRDQSWAFVGDSIIRNQFHSFICLISQVEEAVVLYHDDEYHDQKWRFPTHNLTVSVIWSPFLAKSDVFEDKNGVSSPDIHVHVDILDKIWTEQYHTWDYILFSCGKWFTKPTFYYERNSILGCHACEGKHTDLGIDFAYRKTLKSLFRYIIESNHKATIFYRTATPDHFENGTWSTGGTCDRTVPANEGEFELTYFDRILQEVELQEVSKVEAEAFIKGLKVKLLDVMKLSLLRPDGHPGPLRQFDPFAKDKKAKVQYDCLHWCLPGPIDYWNDLLMNMVVNG, from the exons ATGAAGCAAAATTGGTTGAAATCAGTTTACAACCAAAATCAGTTTGTTTTTAAGTTAGGGCTTACAGTTATGCTAGTGGGGTTGGGATTAATATTTCTTCTTTCACAGTCTTCAAATGAGATTCCTAACATTTTTCATAATGGCATAAACAGCCATGTTGTTGACACTGATGATTTGGTTGAATCAGTTAAAGATTTGAGCCAAATTCATCAAAAAG ATAATGGTACAGAGAAGTGTGATATTTTCGATGGTGAATGGGTACCGAATCTGGGTAGTCTTGCTTACACGAATAACACATGTAAATGGATCGAAAGCCATCAAAATTGTATGGAAAATGGGAGGACAGACATTGGATATATGTACTGGAAATGGAAGCCTAAAGCTTGTGAATTGCTCCGTTTTGATGCGAAGAAATTTCTTGAAATGATGAGGGATCAATCGTGGGCTTTTGTTGGCGATTCGATTATTAGGAATCAGTTTCATTCCTTTATTTGTCTAATATCTCAG GTAGAGGAGGCTGTTGTACTTTACCACGATGATGAATACCATGACCAAAAGTGGCGTTTTCCTACACACAACCTTACGGTTTCCGTCATATGGTCTCCGTTTCTTGCAAAATCCGACGTTTTTGAAGACAAGAACGGTGTTTCATCCCCGGATATCCATGTCCACGTGGACATTCTTGACAAAATATGGACCGAACAATATCACACATGGGATTACATCTTATTTTCTTGTGGTAAATGGTTTACAAAACCAACATTTTACTACGAAAGAAACTCAATTTTGGGATGCCATGCTTGTGAAGGAAAACATACTGATCTTGGTATCGATTTTGCTTACCGAAAAACGTTAAAAAGTCTTTTTAGGTATATTATAGAATCCAACCACAAAGCTACAATCTTTTATAGAACTGCCACCCCGGACCATTTTGAAAACGGGACATGGTCAACTGGTGGGACTTGTGATAGAACGGTTCCTGCAAATGAAGGTGAGTTTGAGTTGACTTATTTTGACCGAATCCTTCAAGAGGTTGAATTACAAGAGGTTTCAAAAGTGGAAGCCgaagcgtttataaaagggttgaaAGTGAAACTTCTTGACGTAATGAAGCTTTCGTTGTTGAGACCCGACGGACATCCAGGCCCGTTAAGACAATTTGACCCGTTTGCTAAAGATAAGAAGGCTAAAGTTCAGTATGATTGTTTGCATTGGTGTTTGCCTGGCCCAATTGATTATTGGAATGATCTGTTGATGAATATGGTGGTAAATGGTTGA
- the LOC139848001 gene encoding high mobility group B protein 13-like: MADVAIYDHVIIPSKKRTKKPLAPKNDSNIITETIYAGKENSESLSQPKSLKIKKSNKTKKNPQPEPETELVASSFEKKLQEMQEKLERMTLEKQQAEERLKMKEQELESQNKEQEKVKMELKKLQKLKEFKPTMTLPILPSLKDKDQAKKKKNSCETKKPATPYIMWCKEHWSEVKKENPEAEFSEVGNILGAKWKTLTPDEKKPYEEKYQIEKVAYSKIIGNEKRENEAMKLLEEEQKQKTAMELLEQYTQFIQEAEKEFDNKKNKKEKDPLKPKRPESAYFLFIKDRRAALIAENKSVVEIAKITGEEWKNMTDKQKGKYEKVAKKKQEEYTQEMEAYKQNREEEAEIAKKEEDELMKVLKQEALQLLRKKEKTETIIKKLKKMKNKKDEKKNKKIKDPNMPKRPPSSFLLFSKQARKDLSEEKPGISNAQVTALISVKWKELSEEEKQKWNSEAAEAMEAYKKELEEYNKSVTEMINNDDDDN; this comes from the exons ATGGCAGACGTTGCGATCTATGATCACGTAATCATTCCATCGAAAAAGAGAACCAAAAAACCACTTGCCCCTAAAAATGATTCCAATATCATCACCGAAACAATCTATGCAGGAAAAGAGAACTCTGAAAGCCTTTCACAACCCAAATCCTTAAAGATTAAGAAATCAAACAAAACGAAAAAGAATCCACAACCCGAACCTGAAACTGAACTGGTTGCGTCTTCTTTTGAAAAGAAGTTGCAAGAAATGCAAGAAAAACTTGAAAGGATGACTCTTGAGAAACAACAAGCAGAAGAGAGGTTGAAGATGAAAGAGCAAGAACTTGAGTCACAAAACAAAGAACAAGAAAAAGTTAAAATGGAGCTTAAAAAGTTGCAGAAATTGAAAGAATTTAAACCCACAATG ACACTGCCCATTTTGCCATCTTTGAAAGACAAAGATCAAGCTAAGAAGAAGAAGAATAGTTGTGAAACTAAAAAGCCAGCAACTCCTTATATTATGTGGTGCAAGGAACATTGGTCTGAG GTAAAGAAAGAAAATCCAGAAGCAGAGTTCAGTGAAGTAGGAAACATTTTAGGTGCAAAATGGAAGACATTAACACCCGATGAAAAGAAGCCTTACGAGGAGAAATATCAAATTGAAAAAGTGGCTTACTCGAAAATTATTGGTAATGAGAAGAGAGAAAACGAAGCTATGAAGCTTTTGGAAGAAGAACAAAAGCAGAAAACAGCTATGGAGTTGCTCGAACAATATACGCAGTTCATACAAGAAGCCGAAAAAGAGTTTGATAACAAAAAGAACAA GAAGGAGAAAGATCCATTGAAGCCGAAGCGTCCAGAGTCTGCGTATTTCTTGTTTATCAAAGATAGACGTGCTGCGTTAATTGCTGAAAACAAGAGCGTTGTTGAG ATTGCTAAGATTACAGGAGAAGAATGGAAAAATATGACAGATAAGCAAAAAGGTAAATACGAAAAAGTGGCGAAGAAGAAACAAGAAGAATATACGCAAGAAATGGAGGCGTATAAACAGAATAGAGAAGAGGAAGCAGAAATTGcaaagaaggaagaagatgaaCTGATGAAAGTTTTAAAGCAGGAAGCTTTACAATTgcttagaaagaaagaaaaaactgAAACTATCATTAAG AAATTAAAGAAGATGAAGAATAAAAAAGACGAGAAGAAGAACAAGAAGATCAAAGATCCTAACATGCCCAAACGCCCACCGTCTTCTTTCCTCCTTTTCag CAAACAAGCACGGAAGGATTTGTCGGAAGAAAAACCGGGAATCAGCAATGCCCAAGTGACTGCGTTAATTTCAGTAAAGTGGAAGgaattgagtgaagaagaaaagcaGAAATGGAATAGTGAGGCTGCAGAAGCCATGGAAGCTTACAAGAAAGAACTGGAAGAGTACAACAAAAGCGTAACGGAGATGatcaataacgatgatgatgataattag
- the LOC139848368 gene encoding protein trichome birefringence-like 23 encodes MKQNWWKSAYKQNHFVFKLGISILLVGFGLRFLFSQSSSEIPNVSDDNINTPVVDIDDSAESPKDLIQIHHKGNGSEKCDIFDGEWLPNPGSPAYTNNTCRWIESHQNCMGNGRPDTGYMYWKWKPKACELPRFDAKKFLEMMRDKSWAFVGDSITRNHLQSFICLLSQVEDAVELYHDNDYKNRKWHFRSYNLTVSVIWSPFLAKADIFEDINGVSSSEIQLHMDVLDKQWTEQFHTWDYVLFSSGKWFIKTTIYYENNSILGCHGCEGDKYADLGINFAYRKMLKSLFKFIMESNHKGMIFYRTSTPDHFEHGSWSTGGTCDRTVPADEGEFELTDLNRILREVELPEFSKAEDEAFEKGLKLKLIDVMPLSLVRPDGHPGPYRHFYPFAKDKKAKVQYDCLHWCLPGPIDYWNDLLMNLVVSG; translated from the exons ATGAAACAAAATTGGTGGAAATCTGCTTACAAGCAGAATCACTTTGTTTTTAAGTTAGGGATTTCAATTTTGTTAGTGGGGTTTGGATTAAGATTTCTTTTTTCACAATCTTCAAGTGAGATCCCTAATGTTTCTGATGATAACATTAACACCCCTGTTGTTGATATTGATGATTCTGCTGAATCACCTAAAGATTTGATCCAAATTCACCATAAAG GTAATGGATCTGAAAAGTGTGATATTTTCGACGGTGAATGGCTACCGAATCCGGGAAGTCCAGCTTATACGAATAACACGTGTAGATGGATCGAAAGTCATCAAAATTGTATGGGAAATGGGAGGCCAGACACTGGATATATGTACTGGAAATGGAAGCCTAAAGCTTGTGAATTGCCTCGTTTTGATGCGAAGAAATTTCTTGAAATGATGAGGGATAAATCTTGGGCTTTTGTCGGTGATTCGATAACTAGGAATCATCTTCAGTCCTTCATTTGTCTTCTATCTCAG GTAGAAGATGCTGTTGAACTATATCACGATAACGACTACAAGAACCGAAAGTGGCATTTTCGGTCTTATAACCTCACGGTATCAGTTATATGGTCTCCGTTTCTTGCAAAAGCCGACATTTTTGAAGACATCAACGGTGTTTCGTCATCAGAAATCCAACTCCACATGGATGTTCTTGACAAACAATGGACCGAACAATTTCACACGTGGGATTACGTTTTATTCTCTTCTGGTAAATGGTTTATCAAAACAACAATTTACTACGAAAACAATTCCATTTTGGGCTGCCATGGTTGTGAAGGAGATAAGTACGCCGATCTTGGtatcaactttgcttatcgtaaaaTGTTAAAAAGTCTTTTTAAGTTCATTATGGAATCTAACCATAAAGGTATGATCTTTTACCGAACATCGACCCCAGACCATTTTGAACACGGGTCATGGTCAACTGGTGGGACTTGTGATAGAACTGTTCCTGCAGATGAAGGTGAGTTTGAGTTGACTGATCTGAACCGAATCCTTCGAGAGGTTGAATTACCGGAATTTTCAAAAGCTGAAGATGAAGCTTTTGAAAAGGGGTTGAAGTTGAAACTTATTGATGTGATGCCTCTTTCGTTGGTGAGGCCCGATGGGCATCCGGGCCCTTATAGACATTTTTACCCGTTTGCGAAAGATAAGAAGGCTAAAGTTCAGTATGATTGTTTGCATTGGTGTTTGCCTGGCCCAATTGATTATTGGAATGATTTGCTCATGAATTTGGTGGTTAGTGGTTGA
- the LOC139850130 gene encoding uncharacterized protein produces MEDEGSSVRLVRCPKCENHLHELPEHSVYQCGGCGAVLSGKQSTPASEKRPLEKSDNESGIRVESSKKVSNFTASSSSINEKHEIFTDYDQSRRRRLNFNQTNYGVSREVNHSFAHVMSRPIRFHRNVSTVEKGKFGNLPYSNEGPSSSHLNSFNSFGNHIINHGGLHELSRVQDLENDRTTLLKKIDELRTQLSRTWVTWPHQLPPMPRQPPPMPHQPLHHQYLPPVYHDPYLHQPSCSCSQCYNMNWQPNPPKIHPYSFYKSQPEPLTYGPRQMPHHHARSIDLKNGSFVRKYPRRRLILRYGSELISQPVSGGAPFISCCNCFELLKIPKKLRFSESNCNNTIKCAVCSCIISLRLEDNKMIASVSSSIIQQKVNERKSNKSSPDYDKCGYNFQLTDANPNLSTSGAEKRVTQSPNSVTESQNDGTSPNDELSKSQNDDLSKSQTTDQERAIVDQYTIKNFVKDALVTSEIDVSLNEYLNCDVSIQDDRLKGKKEGSESFFAGLIKKRLKDFSRSSSGVEKLRSDVFVNGQLLTDHKVKNAEKLAGPIHPGEYWYDSIAGFWGVMNQPCFGIIPPFIEEFDYPLPKNCAAGNTGVFVNGRELNQKDLDLLVNRGLPTTKDRSYIIDIFGKVVDEDTGEELDGLGKLAPTVEKVNHGFGMKVPKSVSK; encoded by the exons GAAAACAATCGACACCAGCTAGTGAAAAGAGACCGTTAGAAAAATCTGATAACGAGAGTGGTATAAGGGTAGAATCGTCAAAAAAAGTTTCAAACTTTACTGCTAGTTCTTCATCAATAAACGAGAAACATGAAATTTTCACCGATTATGATCAAAGTAGGAGAAGAAGGCTCAATTTCAACCAAACCAACTATGGCGTGTCACGTGAAGTTAACCACTCGTTTGCACATGTAATGTCAAGGCCCATTAGGTTTCATAGGAATGTTAGTACAGTCGAAAAGGGTAAATTTGGAAATTTACCATATTCAAACGAAGGTCCTTCGAGTTCTCACTTAAATAGTTTTAATAGCTTCGGTAATCACATCATTAACCATGGTGGTTTACACGAGCTCTCGAGGGTTCAAGATTTAGAAAACGATAGAACTACACTTCTTAAGAAGATTGATGAGTTAAGAACTCAACTTAGCAGAACCTGGGTTACCTGGCCACATCAGCTTCCACCAATGCCACGTCAGCCTCCACCAATGCCACATCAGCCTCTGCATCATCAATATCTACCTCCCGTATACCATGACCCTTATCTTCACCAACCCTCATGCTCTTGTTCACAATGCTACAACATGAACTGGCAGCCAAATCCGCCAAAGATTCATCCTTATTCGTTTTACAAAAGTCAACCTGAACCTTTGACTTACGGTCCACGTCAGATGCCACATCATCACGCACGTTCTATTGATTTGAAAAACGGCAGCTTTGTAAGAAAATATCCTAGAAGAAGGTTGATTTTGAGATATGGAAGTGAACTTATATCTCAACCCGTATCAGGCGGGGCCCCATTTATAAGCTGTTGTAATTGCTTTGAGTTGCTGAAAATTCCGAAAAAGCTTAGATTTTCGGAATCGAACTGTAACAACACGATAAAATGTGCAGTTTGTTCCTGTATAATATCGCTGAGACTCGAGGATAACAAAATGATCGCTTCAGTTTCTTcatctatcatacaacaaaaaGTCAATGAACGAAAGTCAAACAAAAGCTCTCCTGATTATGATAAATGCGGTTATAATTTTCAGTTAACAGACGCTAATCCAAATTTATCAACCAGTGGAGCTGAAAAGAGGGTTACGCAAAGCCCTAATAGTGTGACTGAAAGTCAAAACGATGGTACAAGTCCAAACGATGAATTGAGTAAAAGTCAAAATGATGACTTGAGCAAAAGTCAAACAACTGATCAAGAAAGGGCTATTGTTGATCAGTATACTATTAAGAATTTTGTGAAAGATGCATTGGTCACAAGTGAGATAGATGTGTCTTTAAACGAGTATTTAAATTGTGATGTTAGCATACAAGACGATCGATTAAAGGGCAAAAAAGAGGGGAGTGAATCTTTTTTTGCGGGTTTAATCAAAAAAAGACTAAAAGATTTTTCAAGATCAAGCAGTGGTGTAGAGAAGTTACGATCAGACGTTTTTGTGAATGGTCAACTTTTGACCGATCATAAAGTCAAAAATGCTGAGAAGTTAGCAGGACCAATTCATCCTGGAGAGTACTG GTATGATTCCATAGCTGGATTTTGGGGTGTGATGAACCAGCCATGCTTCGGTATTATCCCT CCATTTATTGAAGAATTTGACTATCCACTACCTAAAAACTGTGCTGCTGGGAACACGGGAGTGTTTGTAAACGGTAGAGAACTTAATCAAAAAGATTTAGATCTTCTTGTTAACAGAGGGCTACCAACAACTAAAGATCGGTCTTATATTATTGACATTTTTGGAAAAGTTGTTGATGAAGACACGGGCGAAGAACTAGATGGTCTTGGCAAGCTTGCTCCAAC GGTTGAAAAAGTAAACCATGGATTTGGCATGAAAGTCCCAAAATCTGTTTCTAAATAA